In the genome of Pseudanabaena mucicola str. Chao 1806, the window ATAATAGACAACTTTAATGAGCGTTTCGGTTAGGCATAACGGCTTAATTGAGCGGATGAGAACTTTTGCTCTCAACTGAAATATTAGAACTTAGTCCGCTCCAATGATGTGTTATGCCCCGATCGCTTATCAATTATTTATCTTTGCGATCGCCAACAATCTATCGGAACTCATCAACGAAGCTGACAATTTTTGCTTGCTTAAACTTGGCTGATAATAGACAACTTTAATGAACGTATCGGTTAGGCATAACGGCTTAATTGAGCGGCAATTGATCGCCTCTAACTAAGCACAATTTACTCTGATTATTGTCCGCTCCAATGATGTGTTATGCGCCGATCGCTTATCAATTATTTATCTTTGCGATCGCCGACAATCTATCGGAACTCATCAACGAAGCTGACAATTTTTGCTTGCTTAAACTTGGCTGATAATAGACAACTTTAATGAACGTATCGGTTAGGCATAACGGCTTAATTGAGCGGATGAGAACTTTTGCTCTCAACTGAAATATTAGAACTTAGTCCGCTCCAATGATGTGTTATGCGCTGATCGCTTATCAATTATTTATCTTTGCGATCGCCGACAATCTCTCGGAACTCATCAACGAAGCAGATAATTTTTGCTTGCTTAAACTTGGCTGATAATAGACAACTTTAATGAGCGTTTCGGTTAGGCATAACGGCTTAATTGAGCGGCAATTGATCGCCTCTAACTAAGCACAATTTACTCTGATTATTGTCCGCTCCAATGATGTGTTATGCCCCGATCGCTTATCAATTATTTATCTTTGCGATCGCCGACAATCTATCGGAACTCATCAACGAAGCAGATAATTTTTGCTTGCTTAAACTTGGCTGATAATAGACAACTTTAATGAACGTATCGGTTAGGCATAACGGCTTAATTGAGCGGATGAGAACTTTCGCTCTCAACTGAAATATTAGAATTTAGTCCGCTCCAATGATGTGTTATGCGCTGATCGCTTATCAATTATTTATCTTTGCGATCGCCAACAATCTATCGGAACTCATCAACGAAGCAGATAATTTTTGCTTGCTTAAACTTGGCTGATAATAGACAACTTTAATGAGCGTTTCGGTTAGGCATAACGTTCCGGCTGAGCGGCTGCAAGTAACCTTTGCAACACCACCAAGATCTCCGAACAGTCCGCTCCAGCCGGGTTGTTATGCTGCGACTGTCACAAGACGAGTCACTTTTACCGTTCGCTGTCTAGCATTTTCATTTGACCCTCATCATAGCGAGTCCCAGCGATCGCAGAAGCAGGAATTGCATCTTCGATATGAGCTAAATCTTCTGGAGACAAGTGAATCTGAACAGATGCCAACGATTCCGATAGTTGAGAGCGTTTACGAGCGCCAATGAGCGGAATGATGGTCTTGCTTTTTGCCAATACCCAAGCGATCGCAATCTGAGAAGGAGTTGTGCCCTTCTCTGTTGAAATTTTCTTCAACTCTTCAACCAAACGTTGATTTTTGGTTAGATTTTCACCGCTAAAGCGCGGCAGATAGGCACGAAAATCATTTGGGGCAGTGGGGGTGGAACCACTCAGCAGTCCACGAGACAGAACACCATAGGCAGTCACACCAATCCCAAGTTCATCAAGAACAGGAAAGATTGTGGTTTCGGGTTCGCGACTGATGAGGGAATATTCAATTTGGAGATCGCTAATCGGGTGAACAGCATGGGCACGGCGAATCGTCTCTACCCCCACCTCTGATAGTCCTATATGACGGACATAGCCCGCTTTCACGAGATCTGCTATCGCGCTGATCGTCTCTTCAATGGGGACATTGGGATCGAGACGAGCAAGGCGGTAAATGTCAATGTGGTCTACGCCTAGGCGAGTCAGACTATATGCTGCAAAATTCTTCACTGATTCGGGTCGCCCATCTACGCCAGTCCATCCGCCGTCTGGCGACCGTAACGCACCAAATTTTACGGAGAGCATCGCTTGATCACGGCGGTCTTTGAGCGCCCGTCCAATCAACATTTCATTATGTCCACAACCGTAGAAATCCCCTGTATCCAGCAGATTGACACCGCCATCCAGCGCAGCATGGATCGTACTAATGCTTTCATCATCATTGGTTGAACCATACATGCCTGACATTCCCATACATCCGAGTGCCAGCGGGAAAACGGTTAGGCTTGTGGATCCAAGCTGTCGCGGCTCAACGAGGTTTTTTGCAGTCATGATGTTTTGGCAAATTGTTTGTCTTTAATTTAGTACCACAGAACGTAAAGCGGCGCATCAATCTAATCCCAACAGTCAAGCTCTAATCTGCTAGCCTACCAACTGAGCAGCGGCATAACGGCTTAATTGAGCGGCAATTGATCGCCTCTAACTAAGCACAATTTACTCTGATTATTGTCCGCTCCAATGATGTGTTATGCCCCGATCGCTTATCAATTATTTATCTTTGCGATCGCCGACAATCTATCGGAACTCATCAACGAAGCAGATAATTTTTGCTTGCTTAAACTTGGCTGATAATAGACAACTTTAATGAACGTATCGGTTAGGCATAACGGCTTAATTGAGCGGATGAGAACTTTCGCTCTCAACTGAAATATTAGAATTTAGTCCGCTCCAATGATGTGTTATGCCCCGATCGCTTATCAATTATTTATCTTTGCGATCGCCGACAATCTCTCGGAACTCATCAACGAAGCAGATAATTTTTGCTTGCTTAAACTTGGCTGATAATAGACAACTTTAATGAACGTATCGGTTAGGCATAACGGATAAGTTCAGCGGTTGACGCGGCTATGTGCGTCAATCCGCTGCAACGCCGGGTTAGAAAGGGCTTGCTGATAATGGAATGAAACGCTGGCACGGCAAGCACGGCTGAAAAAGAAGCTTTACGCATAAAGGTTAATAGGCGGATGAACTGCTTGTTAGCCCTTTTTCCTGAATTCATAGAGAATGTCCTCTTGCATTTGAGCAAGGGTCTCTGCTGTTACGCTAGCCGCTTCACGACCTCGCAAATCAATGTGCTCTTCGATAGGACCATTATAGGAATGTAGCAGGAGACCCACGAAAGAAGTCTGGCATGAATTAAGCATATCGTTCAGCAAGCTTTCCCAATTAGCTGCATCTAGGGCTGACTTGGACTTCGTGAGCCGGTCAGCTTTCTGCTCCTTCCATCTCTTTAGCTTGGTTTCACTCCAACCTTTTCGGCGTAGCTTTAACTCTTCGTTGTCAGCCGTATTCTTTTGACGTTCAAGCTTTGATTCATCACGTGCCAGGGAACCTAGAAACGTTCCACAATCGCAGTGACCTTGCGTGGTGAGAAAGTAATGCTCACCAGGTTCTAGATGCTCTTCAATACTAGGGTTTCGTTGTGGTTTAAGTGCGCGCCCATGCCTAATCGCGATGTCCGTCAGGACGGGCAGGTTCGCAGAGCGGGGTAGCACGGCCGTAATGAAGTAACACATAGAATTCTAACGGATAAGTTCAGCGTTCGGCGTAGCCGATCCGCTGAAACGCCGGGTTAGAACCGCTGTGCCGCGAGCAAAACCAAAAAATGGTGGAACAAGAGAGAACGAAAAAGACTGGCGCATGGCACGACGTGGCAAGAAAAACGCCATGATAACCACGCGCTGAAAGAACAGCAATAGCGGAGGTACGCGCCCAGAAAAAAACATGCTGCGCCGTCTACCGACAACCGAAAGAACCAGCCTGTGAGGTACGCGCCTACAAAAGTGGCAAAGCACACTGTACCGAAAACTGAAAGAACAAGCGGGTGAGGAACTAAAGACGAACCAGCCCGGTGCAACATGGAAAGTGTTTGCGATGGTACGACTTCTAACGATCAGCACTCAGCAGCCGGTCCGCTGAAGCACGTTGTTAGGCTCAGTGATAGATAGTTCCATCTTTTCGCATAAAGAACTGGTAACTTGGCTGCCACCCCGTACGGTTGGGCGTCGCACGAGCATCAATACAGAAACAAATGTCACCGTTTTTCTTGATATTGTATGCTTCTGCAGAAAATGACAACTCGATGCCGTCAACGACTCGGGAAAACGACAGCGTCTCGGCAGGTTCAAGCAGCCGGTCATATTCCATCGATTCAAATTCTTTGCCCACGACAGCAATCTCACGTAGCAGAAGCTGGCATATTGGGTCTTCACGACACCTTTGCTCGACATTCCCCCAGTATCGGCTTAATAATCGATTCAAAAGGCGCTTAAACATTTAAGGTTTGATACTAACGGCTTAATTGAGCGGCAATTGATCGCCTCTAACTAAGCACAATTTACTCTGATTATTGTCCGCTCCAATGATGTGTTATGCACCGATCGCTTATCAATTATTTATCTTTGCGATCGCCAACAATCTATCGGAACTCATCAACGAAGCTGACAATTTTTGAGCGCCTAATCTTGGCTGAAAAACGATAAATTGAATGGGCTTTTCGGTTAGGCCTAACGTTCGCCATAACCGGCGTGCAAAAGCAGAGCGAAGCGGCGCTTTTGCACGTCCGAGTTGATGGCGTTGTTATGCATTCTCATTAAACTAGCCTTCAATTACCAATCTGTAACACAGAACGGAACTTATTAGCGTGAGCGGAGTAAACAAGATTGTCTCTAAAGTTGTTTTCGACAATATGTTACCTACCGTATTGAGAGCAAATAATATTGCCAAAGCCCACAGCAGAAAGGTTACTGCCCTTTTTGGTATGAAGGGCTTTATGTACCCCACCTTCATACCAACTGTGGCAATGACCGCCAGATTGATTGTTATTGAAACTGCTTCAAATAAATACATCTGCGAGGCACTTTCTAGGCGGCCACCCCATACAACGCTGTAAGGGATTGCACCTGATAGAACCAAAAGATGAAACACGACCACGCATGACAACATAACCAACATCAGAATGGCAGCAAACCGAATGTTTATTTTTTTAATCACTTCCATTCGCAAACTCGTTCGAGATGAATGCATAACGGCTTAATTGAGCGGCAATTGATCGCCTCTAACTAAGCACAATTTACTCTGATTATTGTCCGCTCCAATGATGTGTTATGCGCCGATCGCTTATCAATTATTTATCTTTGCGATCGCCAACAATCTATCGGAACTCATCAACGAAGCAGATAATTTTTGCTTGCTTAAACTTGGCTGATAATAGACAACTTTAATGAGCGTATCGGTTAGGCATAACGTTCGAGCTAAGCTGCCCGCGGAGGCAGGTACTGTAAGCCCGGACTGAGACGATAGTACGACTGGCTCAGGCCGGGCTTACAGTGCCTGCCGTAGCGGGTCAGCTTGAGCGAGGGGTTAGGCATCACCGCTCACCGCCGGGCGGCCCCCAGAAGACCACCCACGTTGCGAAGTCGCTTGAGAAGTTCTCAAAGCGGTGTGTCTGCCCTGCGGGCACGAAGAACGCTGAGCCGGGCGAAAAGCTCAGTCGCTCATCTCCGTTCACGAAAGTTCCCGTCCCTGAGATGATGAAGTACAGCTCATCTTGGCTATGCGGAGACTGTGGATCCGTTTCGACGGGCGCATAGATCTCAACCGACATGGTGCCGTGGGCAAGCGCCCGGACGAACCTCTCACCGCCTGGCCACTGCGCAGTGACCTCGCCCGGAAGGCGGGCTAGAAGCGTCTCGGCGTGGGCATTCATGGGATGGACGTCGTGCTGTGCGGAGGTGGGCCAATGGAGTTTGGTTGTGATGCCTAACGGCTTAATTGAGCGGCAATTGATCGCCTCTAACTAAGCACAATTTACTCTGATTATTGTCCGCTCCAATGATGTGTTATGCCCCGATCGCTTATCAATTATTTATCTTTGCGATCGCCAACAATCTATCGGAACTCATCAACGAAGCTGACAATTTTTGCTTGCTTAAACTTGGCTGATAATAGACAACTTTAATGAGCGTATCGGTTAGGCATAACGTAGAGCTAACCGGCGCTGCGCGGCTTTATGCGCTGCGTCCAGCGACTAAAGGGAGCGGGGTTGAGCGCCGTGTTAGGTAACAGCACTAGCAGCACCCTCGGCAACACTGATGCCACCACTTGCGTGAGGGTACAGCACAAAATAAAACCTTTGGACACCAAGCAATGCTGATGGTGTAGAGGGGCAATAACCCAAGTAGCCCCCACCAGCTTTGAAAATAAAAACCCAAGAGCAAAACAACCGTGCCGAGGACGACCCGGACGATGCGATCTGTTTTTCCGACATTACATTGCATGAAATTCTCCTTTCAAGTTACCTAACGGCTTAATTGAGCGGCAATTGATCGCCTCTAACTAAGCACAATTTACTCTGATTATTGTCCGCTCCAATGATGTGTTATGCCCCGATCGCTTATCAATTATTTATCTTTGCGATCGCCGACAATCTATCGGAACTCATCAACGAAGCAGATAATTTTTGCTTGCTTAAACTTGGCTGATAATAGACAACTTTAATGAACGTATCGGTTAGGCATAACGGCTTAATTGAGCGGATGAGAACCTTCGCTCTCAACTGAAATATTAGAACTTAGTCCGCTCCAATGATGTGTTATGCCCCGATCGCTTATCAATTATTTATCTTTGCGATCGCCAACAATCTATCGGAACTCATCAACGAAGCAGATAATTTTTGCTTGCTTAAACTTGGCTGATAATAGACAACTTTAATGAGCGTATCGGTTAGGCATAACGGTCTAGTTGAGCCGCCTCAGTCAATCTTTGACTTTTAAAAGATCACTTTTGATAAAGTCGGCTCCAACGCAGTGTTAGGCTGCGGATTGGTGGGCAACACTTTATTTCTGGAGCGGACAAATTTCAAAGGTTAATTCATTTCGATAAAAACATACATTAAATTCTGCAAAAAAGTTCATGTGACCTAAAATCACTGGTGCATCTGTTGCTTGAGTCCACGCAAAAGCTAGTAAAACGGGTGAAAAATGTGCAACTGTCCCAGTTAAAACTAGCCCTCGTGACTCACTATGAGCAAGGTTTCCACTTAAAGGAATTTGAACAGTTTGATTTTCCCAGATGGCTCCTAACTGTAAACCAATTTCATAGGGTAGGACATTCACGCTAGCACCCGTATCCAATAAAGCCATAGCTTCTATTGAACGTTTTCCATTAGTCAAAGTTAGGGGCAAGTATGGCAAGATGCTAGAACGCCCCGAGTTGTCAGTCCGTTCTGTAAATGGAAAGCGGTGACCGTCAAGCATTTGATACTCCCTGTGCCACTACCAAAAGCTGAGACAAAGCTTGAACAGCTTGATGATCTGCTTGAGGAGACCAGACAACCGCGTTAGTAACCGCTAATTGCTTCATTAGCATATTTTCATGATGTTCATTACTTGTAGTGTCTAGGCTACATCCTTCTTCCCTAGCTACTGCAAGCAAAAGGAAGTGAATAAGTCTGAGCTTATCTTGATGTGTTAGTTGACTAACGGTTGGTAGGAGTTCGCTAAGTGGCATACTAAAGCTTTGGTGGCATTATTTGATTGGGATCATATCATGTTCTCTAATTCCTAACTATGTCATATACTGGAACAAAATAAAGCCTTAGTATCTACGATCGCCTGATAAATTTGCTCATACCAAATCTGCAATACTATGTACTTTCTCTCAGTTTCTTGTAAATCTCTGAGAAAAGCTGATGCTTGGTATTGTTCCGCATTAGTATTGTTATAGAGATTAGAGTATTCTTGTTCTATTCTATTAAAGTGCGTATTGTGTTGTGAGTGAAAAGATGATAAAAACACTTTGCATGATGTGCTTATAGTATCAGAAACCTTTGTCAGATAAGCATCTTGAGATATTCGCAAACCTAAATAAGAGCCAAATTGGGCGGCTGGAACTGAGGCAAAGCCCCCCAGTCCGAGTCCAAGAACTGCTCCTATACCAGCCCCAATCCATGCAGCAGTATTACCTTCAGGTGGCATAACAAAATCTGTTTCTTTAAACTTATAAACAATTTTAGTGTCTGGAAGAAAGTCAGAGATATATTCATTTATTACTGAATTTGCATGATCAATTAATTGAGATGCAAGTCTGTTTAACCTACGTTGTATTACACTTTCCTTCTCTTTTACATATTGTGGATCACCATCACGAATTTCTATAATTAAATCCTTACATTCATTTTCAAGTGACTTTCTAACTAAATCTAATATTTTAGATTGCTGTTGCACTATTTTTGTTTGTGCATCAAGAATAGAACTTTTCTTAATGTCTTTTGCACGTTCAAAAGCGAATCTTTCTTGATCAGCCACATATTGAATTTTGGATCGCAAAGCACTCAAACTTTTTTCTAGTTCGTTAGAAAATTTCTTGAGTAAGTTTTCTATTACACCCAGTCGAGAAGTCGCAAGTAATTTACAAATTTCTTGACTCACAAGGGTTTCATTAAGCCAGTTTTCCAATTTAGTGATGCCATTGGATGCTTTAGACGCAGTTTTTAGACGAGATTCAAGAACTTTTTTAGCTTCTGTAGCATAGACGCGAGGCTTCCCAACTATAGAATTACCCAGTCTTAGTTTTTGCAAATCAGATACTGCCCATTTGAATACATCGGCTTTGCTTTCTTCTTCTTCGTCAATTTCATCAAAGCGATTGATGATAAAAACGACATTACCTCTGAGTAAGGAATTAACGGATAATGCCATACTCTTTTCATCTTCAGATAGAATTTGACCTGCTTTTAAGACCATTACTGCTAAATCAGCCTTTGCAAGTTCTTTAAAGGTGATATTGGTTAGCTCTGGTGTATCTCTGATGCCAGGGGTATCGATGATAACGCGATCATCTTTCAATATTGGCTTAGGAATCCCCAAAACAACAGACTCAATATCTTCAGGGATTACAGAATTACCTTGAGATGTATCTAGCAAGATGTACTTAGCGACATCATCATAAGGAACTTGAGAAAATTTCTTTTGAGTTCCTTTTTTGGTAATGTAGGCAGTTTTTTGAGAACAATAAGCAACTCTAGTAATGACACCAGTAGCTCTGTTTGCGCGTGATGGAAGTATGCGGTCTGCTAAAATTGCATTGATTAATGTTGATTTTCCTGCTTTGAATGTGCCGAAGAAAGTAATGTAAATTTGCTTTCGCATCAATGGCTTACGATGTCTCAAAATCGCTTTCACAATTTTTTCTAGCTCTGGCGGTGCAGTTTGCAAACAGGGATAGTCAAAAAAGATATCAACCTTTTGATACAGAATAGCTATAGTTTGTTCGACATAATCAACTGTCATAACTATTATCCCTATTGATTTATAAGCGTCTTTCCTTCAGTCAGTTTTTGCATCTCTTGTCGGGTTAGCTGTCTACCATAGGTTAATTCGCATACTCGCGCAAATAGCTGATTAACCTTCGTTTCTATAGCATCAAGACGTGATTGTTCTTTATCAACGGAGAAACTTACATCTCGTTTTTGTGATAAAACTTTGTCTCGACTTTGCCGAAGCTCATCAATCTCACTTTGTTTTTTCTGAATAAGAGGATTCATCATCTTGCTAAGATTTTTTTGGATTTCACGATCTAAAGGCAAAGAGATTTCTGGCATTTTTCCATCAAGCTGTTCAAAGAAATTTTTACCAATTTCTTCTAGAATTTTTAATCTAAGATTATCTCTTTGAAAAGCAATGATTATTCCCTCTACTATTACAAATCCTATGAGCGTAACAATAGGTCCGACGATAGGTACAACATTACTAGCAATTGTAATCATCGCTAATTGAGAAACCATCCTTTTCAAAAATCCTTCCAAATCTCCTTTACCCATTAGAGTCCCTGTGACTTGGCTAACATCCCCCATAGCCAGACCAACATAGGTTTGCCAAGATTTCATACCCATATTTCGCTCAAGATTGAGAGTGTCTTCTGCGGTAATTGGAATCTCGAAGAAACAATTTCTTATTGTCGTTAACTCCAAATCAAATTCTTTTGTTTGCAATTCCGCCTCATTAACCATCCTCTCAATTTCAGGAGTCAATAACTCAGGTAATTTATCTGACCATTCCTTAACTGAGATCTTGCACCATTCTAAAAAGGGGTTGCAAAAAGACGAGAGATGTGAAAAAAAGGGCGTAGTACTAATTTAAATAACGATATGGAAAGCATCGTTAAGCACGCCCAAAGGTTAGTTTATAGCCTTCTGAGCTTTATGCCTAGTGTGTATCAAAAAGCCAGTCTGAATGCGATATTGGGACTATTTCTCGAAGCGCAGGGACATCCTTTACCTCAACATACGCAAGTAAAATCAGCCAGTTCGTTAAGTCGGTTTCAAAATCACTATAACTGGTCTACGCGGTCAGTGATTCGGATAACCCGTCAGATCATCTTAGAGCAAATCGCTCAGCATCGACCATACAAAGGGAGTCCATTGAAGATCTTGATTGACTTGACCACATTGACAAAATGCGGCAAGTTTTTGCATCTAAATACCTCGACGGCTGACGGCTCAGCCCCATGGGTAAGGATGCTCAACGGTAAGCGAGGACTTCATCTAGTCTTACTTTATCTAGTCTACGGTGAGTGGCGAATACCATGGAGTTTTAGAGTGTGGCGCGGCAAGGGATATGCGAGTCCATCAGACTTAGCTTGTAAATTGTTGGGAACAGTGCCAAAGCGATTAACCCAAGGCAGGAAAGTAATTGTTCTTGCTGATACTGAGTTTTGCACAGTCAAGTTTTTAAATACAGTCCGAGCAAAGGCTTGGCGAGTTGTTGTGGGCATACGCTGCAATCGTAAGCTTCAAGATGGGCGTTCGGTCAAACAACTTTATCGTCATGGCAAACGGGGGCAACAAGTTTTACTCGAAGGGCTAAGTACCACATTTACCATCTCTTGGTTCTGGCTCAAAAGAGCTGATAGCAAACGAGAGTTACGCTTTGTGATTTCTTCTCATCCTTATTC includes:
- a CDS encoding dynamin family protein, producing the protein MTVDYVEQTIAILYQKVDIFFDYPCLQTAPPELEKIVKAILRHRKPLMRKQIYITFFGTFKAGKSTLINAILADRILPSRANRATGVITRVAYCSQKTAYITKKGTQKKFSQVPYDDVAKYILLDTSQGNSVIPEDIESVVLGIPKPILKDDRVIIDTPGIRDTPELTNITFKELAKADLAVMVLKAGQILSEDEKSMALSVNSLLRGNVVFIINRFDEIDEEEESKADVFKWAVSDLQKLRLGNSIVGKPRVYATEAKKVLESRLKTASKASNGITKLENWLNETLVSQEICKLLATSRLGVIENLLKKFSNELEKSLSALRSKIQYVADQERFAFERAKDIKKSSILDAQTKIVQQQSKILDLVRKSLENECKDLIIEIRDGDPQYVKEKESVIQRRLNRLASQLIDHANSVINEYISDFLPDTKIVYKFKETDFVMPPEGNTAAWIGAGIGAVLGLGLGGFASVPAAQFGSYLGLRISQDAYLTKVSDTISTSCKVFLSSFHSQHNTHFNRIEQEYSNLYNNTNAEQYQASAFLRDLQETERKYIVLQIWYEQIYQAIVDTKALFCSSI
- a CDS encoding cupin domain-containing protein, which produces MNAHAETLLARLPGEVTAQWPGGERFVRALAHGTMSVEIYAPVETDPQSPHSQDELYFIISGTGTFVNGDERLSFSPGSAFFVPAGQTHRFENFSSDFATWVVFWGPPGGER
- a CDS encoding YgaP-like transmembrane domain; its protein translation is MQCNVGKTDRIVRVVLGTVVLLLGFYFQSWWGLLGLLPLYTISIAWCPKVLFCAVPSRKWWHQCCRGCC
- a CDS encoding aldo/keto reductase translates to MTAKNLVEPRQLGSTSLTVFPLALGCMGMSGMYGSTNDDESISTIHAALDGGVNLLDTGDFYGCGHNEMLIGRALKDRRDQAMLSVKFGALRSPDGGWTGVDGRPESVKNFAAYSLTRLGVDHIDIYRLARLDPNVPIEETISAIADLVKAGYVRHIGLSEVGVETIRRAHAVHPISDLQIEYSLISREPETTIFPVLDELGIGVTAYGVLSRGLLSGSTPTAPNDFRAYLPRFSGENLTKNQRLVEELKKISTEKGTTPSQIAIAWVLAKSKTIIPLIGARKRSQLSESLASVQIHLSPEDLAHIEDAIPASAIAGTRYDEGQMKMLDSER
- a CDS encoding transposase; this encodes MESIVKHAQRLVYSLLSFMPSVYQKASLNAILGLFLEAQGHPLPQHTQVKSASSLSRFQNHYNWSTRSVIRITRQIILEQIAQHRPYKGSPLKILIDLTTLTKCGKFLHLNTSTADGSAPWVRMLNGKRGLHLVLLYLVYGEWRIPWSFRVWRGKGYASPSDLACKLLGTVPKRLTQGRKVIVLADTEFCTVKFLNTVRAKAWRVVVGIRCNRKLQDGRSVKQLYRHGKRGQQVLLEGLSTTFTISWFWLKRADSKRELRFVISSHPYSGAYLVMLGRKRWAIEGFFKTIKHRFGLHCFGQSTKLGVFRWLILSLIAYLLAHWSTQWSPPPVLDWKAASDLTLSVLFPSVLWLKLLRYIRINADIAARYGFKIVLKPIPT